One part of the Chryseobacterium mulctrae genome encodes these proteins:
- a CDS encoding transposase, translated as MFTAEQKILIVMEGLRAETSVAELCRQHNIAQSQF; from the coding sequence ATCTTTACAGCCGAGCAGAAAATTTTAATCGTAATGGAAGGGCTTCGTGCAGAAACTTCTGTAGCGGAACTATGCCGACAGCATAATATTGCCCAATCTCAGTTTT